In Sphingomonas sp., a single window of DNA contains:
- the aroA gene encoding 3-phosphoshikimate 1-carboxyvinyltransferase: MSNTDPRPLTLAARGPLRGTVTVPGDKSISHRAIMFSALAVGESRIEGLLEGEDVLATAAAMRAMGAQVERGKDGTWRVYGVGVGGLQQPAQALDMGNSGTSTRLLMGLVASHGIIATFTGDASLSGRPMGRVIEPLSQMGAEITASPGGRLPLMLRGMCPAVPIEYTLPVASAQVKSAVLLAGLNTPGITRVIEPVPTRDHSERMLRGFGAELTVEDGPDGKIISITGEAELKPQHIVVPGDPSSAGFWMVAASIVPGSEITIANVCMNPTRTGLITALRLMGADIAETNARTVGGEPVADLVVRHAPLKAIEVPADLAPSMIDEYPVLFVAASLAEGRTVARGAHELRVKESDRIAAMRSALEACGVVTEEFEDGLAIQGSAGAPLAGGGTVATLLDHRIAMSMTVAALAAEQPIAIDDVAPVATSYPNFFATLDALTAA, encoded by the coding sequence ATGTCGAACACCGATCCCCGCCCTCTCACCCTCGCCGCCCGCGGCCCGCTGCGCGGCACCGTTACCGTTCCCGGCGACAAGTCGATCAGCCACCGCGCGATCATGTTTTCCGCGCTCGCCGTTGGCGAAAGCCGCATCGAAGGCCTGCTCGAAGGCGAGGACGTGCTCGCCACCGCCGCGGCGATGCGGGCGATGGGCGCGCAGGTCGAACGGGGCAAGGACGGCACGTGGCGGGTCTACGGCGTCGGCGTCGGCGGGCTGCAGCAGCCGGCCCAGGCGCTCGACATGGGCAATAGCGGCACCTCGACCCGCCTGCTGATGGGCTTGGTCGCCAGCCACGGCATTATCGCGACCTTCACCGGCGACGCCTCGCTGTCGGGTCGGCCGATGGGCCGGGTGATCGAGCCGCTGAGCCAGATGGGTGCCGAGATCACCGCCAGCCCCGGCGGCCGCCTGCCGCTGATGCTCCGCGGCATGTGCCCGGCGGTGCCGATCGAATACACTCTGCCCGTCGCCTCGGCGCAGGTGAAATCGGCGGTGCTGCTCGCGGGGCTCAACACGCCGGGCATCACCCGCGTGATCGAACCCGTCCCCACCCGCGACCATAGCGAGCGGATGCTGCGCGGCTTCGGCGCCGAACTCACCGTGGAAGACGGCCCCGACGGCAAGATCATATCGATCACCGGCGAAGCCGAGCTCAAGCCGCAGCACATCGTGGTGCCGGGCGACCCTTCGTCGGCCGGCTTCTGGATGGTTGCCGCGTCGATCGTGCCGGGGTCGGAAATCACCATCGCCAATGTCTGCATGAACCCGACACGCACCGGGCTGATCACCGCGCTGCGCCTGATGGGCGCGGACATCGCCGAGACCAACGCCCGCACCGTCGGCGGCGAGCCGGTCGCCGACCTCGTCGTCCGCCACGCCCCGCTCAAGGCGATCGAGGTCCCCGCCGATCTCGCGCCGAGCATGATCGACGAATATCCGGTGCTGTTCGTGGCGGCCTCGCTGGCCGAGGGCCGCACCGTCGCCCGCGGCGCGCACGAGCTGCGCGTGAAGGAATCGGACCGGATCGCCGCGATGCGCTCAGCGCTGGAAGCCTGCGGCGTGGTCACCGAGGAGTTTGAGGACGGACTCGCCATCCAGGGTTCGGCGGGCGCGCCGCTGGCGGGCGGCGGCACGGTCGCGACCCTGCTCGACCACCGTATCGCGATGAGCATGACGGTCGCCGCGCTTGCCGCCGAGCAGCCGATCGCTATCGACGATGTCGCGCCGGTAGCGACCAGCTACCCCAATTTCTTCGCGACGCTGGACGCGCTGACCGCCGCCTGA
- the rpsA gene encoding 30S ribosomal protein S1: MATTASPSRDDFAALLDETFGQADGFEGRVVIGTVTGIENDLAVIDVGLKSEGRVPLREFAAPGQKADLKVGDEVEVYVDRVENANGEAMLSRDRARREAAWDKLEAEFAQNTRVEGVIFGRVKGGFTVDLNGAVAFLPGSQVDIRPVRDVTPLMDIAQPFQILKMDRKRGNIVVSRRAVLEETRAEQRSGLIQSLAEGQVIDGVVKNITDYGAFVDLGGIDGLLHVTDLSYKRVNHPSEVLNIGDTVRVQIIRINRDTQRISLGMKQLESDPWDGASAKYPVGAKLSGRVTNITEYGAFVELEAGIEGLVHVSEMSWTKKNVHPGKIVSTSQEVEVVVLEVDQEKRRISLGLKQAQQNPWERFAEEHPVGSTVEGEVKNATEFGLFIGLDNDVDGMVHMSDIAWGISGEDALALHRKGETVTAIVLAVEADKERISLGMKQLERGGVAAAGSTGGADRLGKNSVVTVTVLEVRDAGLEVQVGDDGATGFIKRTDLGRDRDEQRPERFQVGQKFDAMVTGFDRSKKPTFSVKAMQIAEEKQAVQQYGSSDSGASLGDILGEALKARSQNN, encoded by the coding sequence ATGGCCACTACGGCATCACCCTCCCGCGACGATTTCGCGGCACTGCTCGACGAAACCTTCGGTCAGGCGGACGGCTTTGAAGGCCGCGTCGTGATCGGCACCGTCACCGGCATCGAGAACGACCTCGCCGTCATCGACGTGGGCCTCAAGTCCGAAGGCCGCGTGCCGCTGCGCGAATTCGCAGCCCCCGGCCAGAAGGCGGACCTCAAGGTCGGCGACGAAGTCGAAGTCTATGTCGATCGCGTCGAGAACGCGAACGGCGAAGCGATGCTCAGCCGCGACCGCGCCCGCCGCGAAGCCGCCTGGGACAAGCTCGAGGCGGAATTCGCCCAGAACACCCGCGTCGAAGGCGTCATCTTCGGCCGCGTCAAGGGCGGCTTCACCGTCGACCTCAACGGCGCCGTGGCCTTCCTGCCGGGCAGCCAGGTCGACATCCGTCCGGTGCGCGACGTCACCCCGCTGATGGACATCGCCCAGCCCTTCCAGATCCTCAAGATGGACCGCAAGCGCGGCAACATCGTCGTGTCGCGTCGCGCGGTGCTCGAGGAAACCCGCGCCGAGCAGCGCTCGGGCCTGATCCAGAGCCTCGCCGAGGGCCAGGTGATCGACGGCGTCGTCAAGAACATCACCGATTACGGTGCGTTCGTTGACCTGGGCGGCATCGACGGCCTGCTGCACGTCACCGACCTGAGCTACAAGCGCGTCAACCACCCGTCGGAAGTCCTGAACATCGGCGACACCGTCCGCGTTCAGATCATCCGCATCAACCGTGACACGCAGCGCATCTCGCTGGGCATGAAGCAGCTCGAGAGCGATCCGTGGGATGGCGCGAGCGCGAAGTACCCGGTCGGCGCCAAGCTGTCGGGCCGCGTGACCAACATCACCGAATATGGTGCGTTCGTCGAGCTGGAAGCCGGCATCGAGGGCCTGGTCCACGTGTCGGAAATGAGCTGGACCAAGAAGAACGTCCATCCGGGCAAGATCGTCTCGACCTCGCAGGAAGTCGAAGTCGTCGTGCTCGAGGTCGATCAGGAAAAGCGCCGCATCTCGCTCGGCCTCAAGCAGGCTCAGCAGAACCCGTGGGAGCGTTTCGCCGAAGAGCATCCGGTCGGTTCGACCGTCGAGGGCGAAGTCAAGAACGCCACCGAGTTCGGCCTGTTCATCGGCCTGGACAACGACGTCGACGGCATGGTCCACATGTCCGACATCGCCTGGGGCATCTCGGGTGAAGACGCGCTGGCGCTGCACCGCAAGGGCGAGACCGTCACCGCGATCGTTCTGGCCGTCGAAGCCGACAAGGAGCGCATCTCGCTCGGCATGAAGCAGCTCGAGCGTGGCGGCGTCGCCGCTGCCGGTTCGACCGGTGGCGCCGATCGTCTGGGCAAGAACTCGGTCGTAACCGTCACCGTCCTTGAAGTCCGCGACGCGGGCCTCGAAGTGCAGGTTGGCGACGATGGCGCGACCGGCTTCATCAAGCGCACCGACCTCGGCCGCGACCGCGACGAGCAGCGTCCGGAGCGTTTCCAGGTCGGCCAGAAGTTCGACGCAATGGTCACCGGCTTCGATCGTTCGAAGAAGCCGACCTTCTCGGTCAAGGCGATGCAGATCGCCGAAGAGAAGCAGGCCGTGCAGCAGTATGGCTCGTCCGACTCGGGCGCGTCGCTGGGCGACATTCTGGGTGAGGCCCTCAAGGCCCGCAGCCAGAACAACTAA
- a CDS encoding d(CMP) kinase encodes MIIAVDGPAASGKGTIARALARQYNLPHLDTGLLYRAVAATVLREGLDPTREADAVAACGFDDALLADPFLRTDEVGQTASIVSAHPLVRAALLARQKRFAQQPGGALLDGRDIGTVIAPDAEVKLFVKATPMIRAQRRHLELRKNGINVSLDKVLADIRSRDERDSKRSEAPLVQASDAVTLDTSFLSIDAAVQRAIEIVEKKRVASH; translated from the coding sequence ATGATTATCGCAGTCGACGGCCCGGCAGCTTCGGGCAAGGGCACCATCGCGCGCGCCCTCGCCCGCCAGTACAACTTGCCGCATCTTGATACCGGCCTGCTCTATCGTGCCGTCGCCGCAACGGTACTGCGCGAAGGGCTGGACCCGACCAGGGAAGCCGATGCTGTCGCCGCCTGCGGCTTCGACGACGCGCTGCTCGCCGATCCCTTCCTGCGCACCGACGAAGTGGGGCAGACCGCCTCGATCGTCTCCGCACACCCACTGGTGCGCGCCGCGCTGCTCGCCCGGCAAAAGCGGTTCGCCCAGCAGCCCGGCGGCGCGCTGCTCGACGGCCGCGACATCGGCACGGTGATCGCGCCCGATGCCGAGGTGAAGCTGTTCGTCAAGGCGACCCCGATGATCCGCGCCCAGCGCCGACATCTGGAACTGCGCAAGAACGGCATCAATGTCAGCCTCGACAAGGTGCTGGCGGACATCCGCTCGCGCGACGAGCGCGACTCGAAGCGCAGCGAGGCGCCGCTGGTGCAGGCGTCCGACGCAGTGACCTTGGATACGAGCTTCCTGTCGATCGACGCGGCCGTGCAGCGCGCGATCGAGATTGTCGAGAAGAAGCGGGTGGCGAGCCACTAA
- a CDS encoding alkene reductase, protein MTDLRTPLNAGTLHLPHRLAMAPMTRSRAKPDGTPGDLAARYYTQRAGMGLLITEGTQPSDDGQGYLATPGIYTDAHVAGWRTVTDAVHVDGARIFVQLMHVGRRAHPDNTPHHRQPVAPSAIAPGEEMFTLGGMQPVPAPRALSTDEVQQTVADFAHAARRAIEAGADGVEIHGANGYLVHQFLAPDANQRTDRYGGSMENRARFAIEVVRAVAEAIGPERTAIRLSPGVPTGGIAEGSGNDDLYRYLTAELDAMGLAYLHLLFVRGEDPLLAELRGLFRGTLVLNRPGRQRDQIGADVAAGLADIEALGVLALANPDLIQRLKTDAPLNALRPAFFYAGGGAEGYTDYPTLDAA, encoded by the coding sequence ATGACCGACCTCCGGACTCCGCTGAACGCCGGCACGCTGCACCTTCCGCACCGGCTCGCCATGGCACCGATGACCCGCAGCCGCGCCAAGCCCGACGGCACGCCCGGCGATCTCGCCGCGCGCTACTACACGCAGCGCGCCGGCATGGGCCTGCTGATCACCGAAGGCACCCAGCCTTCGGACGACGGCCAGGGCTATCTCGCCACCCCCGGCATTTATACCGACGCGCACGTCGCCGGCTGGCGCACGGTGACCGATGCGGTCCATGTCGACGGTGCCCGGATCTTCGTCCAGCTGATGCATGTGGGCCGCCGCGCGCATCCGGATAATACGCCGCACCATCGCCAGCCGGTCGCCCCCTCGGCGATTGCCCCGGGCGAGGAGATGTTCACCCTGGGCGGCATGCAGCCGGTCCCCGCCCCGCGGGCGCTGTCGACGGACGAGGTGCAGCAGACCGTTGCCGATTTCGCCCATGCCGCCCGGCGCGCGATCGAGGCGGGCGCGGACGGCGTCGAGATCCACGGCGCCAATGGCTATCTGGTCCACCAGTTCCTCGCGCCCGACGCCAACCAGCGCACCGACCGCTATGGCGGATCGATGGAGAATCGCGCGCGCTTCGCGATCGAGGTGGTACGCGCCGTGGCGGAAGCGATTGGTCCCGAGCGGACCGCGATCCGTCTCTCGCCCGGCGTGCCGACCGGCGGCATCGCCGAGGGCAGCGGCAATGACGATCTCTACCGCTATCTCACGGCCGAGTTGGACGCGATGGGCCTTGCCTATCTCCATCTGCTGTTCGTACGCGGCGAGGATCCGCTGCTCGCCGAACTGCGCGGACTGTTTCGTGGGACGCTGGTGCTGAACCGCCCCGGCCGGCAGCGCGACCAGATTGGCGCGGATGTGGCGGCCGGCCTCGCTGATATCGAAGCATTGGGCGTGCTGGCGCTTGCCAACCCCGACCTGATCCAGCGGTTGAAGACCGATGCCCCGCTCAACGCGTTGCGCCCGGCGTTCTTCTACGCAGGCGGCGGGGCGGAGGGCTATACCGACTATCCGACGCTCGACGCGGCCTGA
- a CDS encoding cupin domain-containing protein, with the protein MLPAANLVDAFERVTDYWSPKVIGRVNDQLLKAAKLKGELVWHAHDAEDELFYVVKGSLRIEFDDGATTLREGEFLTVPKGVRHNPVADEECWILLIEPASTLHTGAEMTDRTRSLEEQLR; encoded by the coding sequence ATGTTGCCTGCAGCCAATCTCGTCGACGCCTTCGAGCGCGTGACCGACTATTGGTCGCCCAAGGTGATCGGTCGCGTGAACGACCAGCTGCTCAAGGCCGCTAAGCTGAAGGGGGAACTCGTCTGGCACGCGCACGATGCGGAGGACGAATTGTTCTACGTCGTGAAGGGCTCGCTCCGCATCGAGTTCGATGACGGCGCGACCACGCTGCGCGAGGGCGAGTTCCTGACCGTCCCCAAGGGGGTGCGGCACAATCCGGTCGCGGACGAGGAATGCTGGATCCTGCTGATCGAGCCTGCCTCGACTTTGCATACGGGCGCGGAAATGACCGATCGCACCCGCAGCCTGGAGGAGCAGCTCCGCTAG
- a CDS encoding alpha/beta hydrolase — translation MATITVKDGTTIFYKDWGPKTAQPIVFHHGWPLSADDWDAQMLYFLEKGFRVIAHDRRGHGRSTQTDTGNDMATYASDVLELAEALDLKNAVHIGHSTGGGEVAAYVARSKPGRVAKAVLVGAIPPLMLKTASNPGGLPIAVFDGFRAALAANRAQFYLDVPSGPFYGFNRPSAKVSQGIIQNWWRQGMIGGAKAQYDCIKAFSETDQTEDLKKIQVPVLFMHGDDDQIVPIADSAMLGVKLVKNGELKVYKGYPHGMLTTHADVLNPDLLAFIRK, via the coding sequence ATGGCGACGATCACGGTCAAGGACGGCACGACGATCTTCTACAAGGACTGGGGCCCCAAGACCGCCCAGCCGATCGTGTTCCACCATGGCTGGCCGCTGAGCGCGGACGACTGGGACGCGCAGATGCTCTACTTCCTCGAGAAGGGCTTCCGCGTGATCGCGCATGATCGCCGCGGGCATGGCCGCTCGACCCAGACCGACACCGGCAACGACATGGCGACCTATGCGTCAGACGTGCTGGAACTGGCCGAGGCGCTGGACCTGAAGAATGCGGTGCATATCGGCCACTCGACCGGCGGCGGCGAAGTCGCGGCCTATGTCGCGCGCTCGAAGCCGGGCCGTGTCGCCAAGGCGGTGCTGGTCGGCGCGATCCCGCCGCTCATGCTCAAGACCGCCAGCAATCCCGGCGGGCTGCCGATCGCGGTGTTCGACGGCTTCCGCGCCGCGCTCGCCGCGAACCGCGCGCAATTCTATCTCGATGTGCCGTCGGGCCCGTTCTACGGCTTCAACCGTCCGAGTGCGAAGGTCTCGCAGGGCATCATCCAGAATTGGTGGCGCCAGGGTATGATCGGCGGCGCCAAGGCGCAGTATGACTGCATCAAGGCCTTCTCGGAAACCGACCAGACCGAGGATCTAAAGAAGATCCAGGTGCCGGTGCTGTTCATGCACGGCGACGACGACCAGATCGTGCCGATCGCGGATTCGGCGATGCTGGGCGTCAAGCTGGTCAAGAACGGAGAGCTGAAGGTCTACAAGGGATACCCGCATGGCATGCTGACCACCCACGCCGACGTGCTGAACCCGGATCTGCTGGCATTTATCCGCAAGTGA
- a CDS encoding LysR substrate-binding domain-containing protein — MDLLALADFNLVARHGGFGKAARATGRPKATLSRRVAELEAALDLRLFERGARTLQLTEEGRALFTRTGQLLTELEETAAVIAAGGERPRGRLRISAPLLFSQAAMGKIAAGFALAYPEVRPEIIVEDRAVDMIEEAYDLVIRVNPQPDVALVGRAFLHDRQVVVAAPGLARPGPGEAVPALVRGALGAADTWKLETPGGPVAIPVVPVLAMSSNMMLRDAVRMGVGAARLPLSLVSSDIASGRLVHWGDLAGATVALWALYPSRRLLSARVSAFLDYLKAAFPNGTPEELAAFLEG, encoded by the coding sequence ATGGATCTGCTGGCGCTTGCCGATTTCAACCTCGTCGCCCGGCATGGCGGCTTCGGCAAGGCGGCGCGGGCGACCGGCCGGCCCAAGGCGACGCTGTCGCGGCGGGTGGCCGAGCTGGAGGCGGCGCTCGATCTGCGGCTGTTCGAGCGCGGTGCCCGCACCCTCCAGCTAACCGAGGAAGGCAGGGCGCTATTCACGCGCACCGGCCAGTTGCTTACCGAACTCGAGGAGACCGCCGCAGTGATCGCCGCCGGGGGCGAGCGTCCCCGCGGGCGACTGCGGATCAGCGCGCCGCTGCTTTTCTCGCAGGCGGCGATGGGCAAGATCGCGGCGGGCTTCGCGCTTGCCTATCCCGAGGTGCGGCCGGAGATCATCGTCGAGGATCGCGCGGTCGACATGATCGAGGAAGCCTATGACCTAGTGATCCGGGTCAATCCGCAGCCGGACGTCGCCCTGGTCGGCCGCGCCTTTCTCCACGACCGGCAGGTGGTGGTCGCGGCCCCCGGGCTGGCGCGGCCGGGGCCGGGCGAGGCGGTGCCGGCGCTGGTGCGCGGGGCACTGGGCGCGGCGGATACCTGGAAGCTGGAGACGCCGGGCGGGCCGGTGGCGATACCGGTGGTGCCGGTGCTTGCCATGTCGTCGAACATGATGCTGCGCGACGCGGTGCGGATGGGCGTCGGCGCAGCGCGGCTGCCGCTTTCGCTGGTGAGCAGCGACATTGCCAGCGGCCGGCTCGTCCATTGGGGTGATCTTGCCGGGGCGACGGTGGCTCTGTGGGCGCTCTACCCGTCGCGGCGGCTGCTCAGCGCGCGGGTATCGGCGTTCCTCGACTATCTCAAGGCGGCCTTTCCGAACGGCACGCCCGAAGAGCTCGCTGCTTTCTTGGAAGGGTGA
- a CDS encoding SRPBCC family protein yields MIYSTATVPVNPEGETPLTRDQVWKGLEAKARDARLFLPAGLCTRCDVTEDSATHFVREATIAGADLREIITLEPGHKVTFFQATGPREGAIVNELFEDADGALQLRFYCYLGLRDRAPGGPEEQAEQASFDSARGYQAALLSTLQRTRELLAQGRL; encoded by the coding sequence ATGATCTACTCGACCGCTACCGTTCCCGTGAACCCCGAAGGCGAAACCCCGCTCACCCGCGACCAGGTCTGGAAGGGCCTGGAGGCCAAGGCGCGCGACGCCCGGCTGTTCCTCCCCGCAGGCCTGTGCACCCGCTGCGACGTGACCGAGGACAGCGCCACCCATTTCGTCCGGGAGGCGACGATCGCAGGCGCCGATCTGCGCGAAATCATCACGCTCGAGCCGGGGCACAAGGTCACCTTCTTTCAGGCGACCGGCCCGCGCGAAGGCGCGATCGTCAACGAGCTCTTCGAGGACGCAGACGGCGCACTCCAGCTGCGTTTCTATTGCTATCTCGGCCTGCGCGATCGCGCACCCGGCGGCCCCGAGGAACAGGCCGAGCAGGCCAGCTTCGACAGCGCGCGCGGCTACCAGGCCGCCCTGCTCTCCACGCTCCAGCGCACCCGCGAACTGCTGGCCCAAGGCCGCCTCTGA
- a CDS encoding flagellar biosynthesis protein FlgC: MIATNIALSGVQASVARINVGAQNVANANTTGETAKAVTAANAIGKTVNHAYQPIAIYQAAAAAGGVNAKPVPAVPGTGPRYDPESQDADADGNIEAPDVDFASEDVEQRKALFSFRANLSVIKTDDQMMGSLLDMRV; this comes from the coding sequence ATGATCGCCACCAACATTGCCCTGAGCGGGGTCCAGGCCAGCGTCGCGCGGATCAACGTCGGCGCGCAGAACGTCGCCAACGCCAACACCACCGGCGAGACCGCCAAGGCGGTGACGGCAGCCAATGCCATCGGCAAGACGGTCAACCACGCCTATCAGCCGATCGCGATCTACCAGGCGGCGGCCGCGGCGGGCGGCGTCAACGCCAAGCCGGTGCCGGCAGTGCCGGGCACGGGGCCGCGCTACGATCCGGAATCGCAGGATGCCGATGCGGACGGGAACATCGAGGCGCCCGACGTCGATTTCGCAAGCGAGGATGTCGAGCAGCGCAAGGCGCTTTTCTCGTTCCGCGCGAACCTTTCGGTCATCAAGACCGACGACCAGATGATGGGTTCGCTGCTGGACATGCGGGTCTAG
- a CDS encoding MarR family transcriptional regulator, with translation MPAPLPLDGQLCFSLYSASMAITRAYKPILDRLGITYPQYLVLHALWEQDGRTVGGIGDRLALESSTITPLVKRLEAAHLVERRRNPEDERRVQVFLTDQGRAIREECGCLGEAVVAKTDLTLDRLAALNREAQALRDSLARD, from the coding sequence ATGCCAGCCCCGCTTCCGCTCGACGGTCAGCTCTGCTTCTCGCTTTACAGTGCGAGCATGGCGATCACGCGTGCCTACAAGCCAATCCTCGACCGGCTGGGGATCACCTATCCGCAATATCTGGTGCTCCACGCGCTGTGGGAGCAGGATGGGCGCACGGTTGGTGGGATCGGTGATCGGCTGGCGCTTGAATCGAGCACGATCACACCGCTGGTGAAGCGGCTGGAGGCGGCCCATCTTGTCGAGCGACGTCGCAATCCGGAAGATGAGCGCCGGGTGCAGGTGTTCCTCACCGATCAGGGCCGTGCAATTCGCGAGGAATGCGGATGCCTCGGCGAAGCCGTGGTGGCGAAGACCGATCTGACGCTGGACCGGCTGGCAGCGCTCAACCGCGAGGCGCAGGCGCTGCGCGACTCACTGGCGCGGGATTGA
- a CDS encoding TIGR02300 family protein, protein MVKPEWGTKRSCPKCGTRFYDLTKDEPVTCINCGFAWEPEPILKSKQPLPFEAVKANTDKPEAEDSDLVGDDDLDIGADDEEPSPDDDVDLGGDDDLGVETGKDDDEQ, encoded by the coding sequence ATGGTGAAGCCGGAATGGGGCACCAAGCGCAGCTGCCCGAAGTGCGGTACGCGCTTCTATGATCTGACCAAGGACGAGCCGGTCACCTGCATCAATTGCGGTTTCGCCTGGGAGCCCGAGCCCATCCTGAAGTCGAAGCAGCCGCTGCCGTTCGAGGCAGTGAAGGCCAATACCGACAAGCCGGAAGCGGAAGATTCCGATCTGGTGGGTGACGACGATCTGGACATCGGCGCGGACGACGAGGAGCCCTCGCCGGACGACGACGTCGATCTGGGCGGCGACGACGACCTGGGCGTCGAGACCGGCAAGGACGACGACGAGCAGTAA
- a CDS encoding organic hydroperoxide resistance protein — MSVDVKYTTKATATGGRDGSARSEDGVLDVKLSTPKELGGAGGEGSNPEQLFAAGYSACFIGALKAVGAGMKIKVPAETTVTATVGIGPRSEGGFGITADLLVNLPGLDREEAQKLVDAAHQVCPYSNATRGNVDVGLTLA, encoded by the coding sequence ATGTCGGTCGATGTGAAGTACACCACCAAGGCAACTGCAACCGGCGGCCGCGACGGCAGCGCGCGTTCGGAAGACGGCGTGCTCGACGTGAAGCTCTCCACCCCGAAGGAGCTGGGCGGCGCCGGCGGCGAGGGTTCCAATCCCGAGCAGCTGTTCGCGGCAGGCTATTCGGCGTGCTTCATCGGCGCGCTCAAGGCGGTCGGTGCGGGCATGAAGATCAAGGTTCCGGCCGAGACGACGGTCACCGCGACGGTCGGCATCGGCCCGCGTTCGGAAGGCGGCTTCGGCATCACTGCCGATCTGCTGGTCAACCTGCCGGGCCTCGATCGTGAGGAAGCACAGAAGCTGGTCGATGCCGCGCACCAGGTGTGCCCGTATTCGAACGCGACCCGCGGCAACGTGGATGTCGGCCTGACGCTGGCGTGA
- a CDS encoding NAD(P)/FAD-dependent oxidoreductase produces the protein MLRLSGLSLPLDHPADALAPAIAARLGVAPAGVRGFTVFKRGNDARRRNAILLIYTVDVDLTDEVEVLARLAGDKDVRPTPDMTYRPPVRAPEGWNGLRPVVIGAGPCGLFAGLILAQMGFRPIIVDRGKIVRERTKDTWGLWRRSELNAESNVQFGEGGAGTFSDGKLYCRVKDPRFLGRKVLEEFVQAGAPDDILWQAHPHIGTFRLVSMVESMRRSIEELGGEYRWQTRVDGIELDAERKMRGLHLHDGSFLEADHVVLAVGHSARPTFEMLHRMGVHLEAKPFSIGVRIEHPQSWIDQARFGNCAKHPDLGAAAYALSHHCANGRTVYSFCMCPGGRVVAATSEEGRVVTNGMSQYSRAEFNANSGLVVAIDPARDYPGGPLAGIELQRKWEDAAYIAGGSNYNAPGQLVGDLLAGRPSTALGQVVPSYKPGVTPTDLSACLPDFVIEAFREALPVFGRQIARYDHPEAVMTGVETRTSSPLRITRGADLQSLNTPRLFPAGEGAGYAGGILSAAIDGIKIAEAVAKSIIGD, from the coding sequence ATGCTGCGCCTGTCCGGACTTTCCCTGCCCCTTGACCATCCCGCCGATGCGCTGGCCCCGGCGATCGCGGCGCGGCTGGGCGTGGCGCCGGCCGGGGTGCGCGGCTTCACCGTGTTCAAGCGTGGCAACGACGCCCGGCGCCGCAACGCGATCCTGCTAATCTATACGGTCGATGTCGACCTGACGGACGAGGTGGAAGTGCTGGCGCGGCTGGCCGGCGACAAGGACGTGCGCCCGACGCCGGACATGACCTACCGTCCGCCGGTTCGCGCTCCCGAGGGCTGGAACGGCCTGCGCCCGGTGGTGATCGGCGCGGGGCCGTGCGGACTGTTCGCCGGGCTGATCCTCGCCCAGATGGGATTCCGTCCGATCATCGTCGATCGCGGCAAGATCGTGCGCGAGCGGACCAAGGACACCTGGGGCCTGTGGCGCCGGTCCGAGCTCAATGCGGAGTCGAATGTCCAGTTCGGCGAGGGTGGGGCGGGGACCTTCTCCGACGGCAAGCTCTATTGCCGGGTCAAGGACCCGCGCTTCCTCGGCCGCAAGGTGCTGGAGGAGTTCGTCCAGGCGGGCGCGCCCGACGACATCCTGTGGCAGGCGCACCCGCACATCGGCACCTTCCGCCTCGTCTCGATGGTGGAGAGCATGCGCCGCTCCATCGAGGAACTGGGCGGCGAATATCGTTGGCAAACCCGCGTTGATGGGATCGAGCTCGACGCCGAGCGAAAGATGCGCGGGCTGCACCTGCACGACGGCAGCTTTCTCGAGGCCGATCATGTCGTGCTGGCGGTAGGCCACAGCGCGCGGCCGACCTTCGAGATGCTGCATCGGATGGGTGTGCATCTGGAGGCCAAGCCCTTCTCGATCGGCGTGCGGATCGAGCATCCCCAGAGCTGGATCGACCAGGCGCGCTTCGGCAACTGCGCCAAGCATCCGGACCTCGGCGCGGCCGCCTATGCGCTGTCGCACCACTGCGCCAATGGCCGCACCGTCTACAGCTTCTGCATGTGCCCGGGCGGTCGGGTGGTGGCGGCAACCTCGGAGGAAGGCCGCGTCGTCACCAACGGCATGAGCCAATATTCGCGCGCCGAGTTCAACGCCAATTCCGGGCTCGTCGTGGCGATCGACCCCGCGCGCGATTATCCGGGCGGTCCGCTTGCCGGCATCGAGCTTCAGCGCAAGTGGGAGGACGCGGCCTATATCGCCGGCGGCTCCAACTACAACGCGCCGGGCCAGTTGGTCGGTGACCTGCTCGCCGGTCGTCCGTCTACCGCGTTGGGCCAGGTGGTGCCGAGCTACAAGCCGGGCGTGACGCCCACCGACCTCTCCGCCTGCCTGCCGGACTTCGTGATCGAGGCGTTCCGCGAGGCGCTGCCGGTGTTCGGTCGCCAGATAGCCCGCTACGACCATCCCGAGGCGGTGATGACCGGGGTGGAGACGCGCACGTCGTCGCCGCTGCGGATCACCCGGGGCGCGGACCTGCAAAGCCTCAACACGCCGCGGCTGTTCCCGGCGGGCGAGGGGGCAGGCTATGCCGGCGGCATTCTCTCGGCGGCGATCGACGGCATCAAGATCGCCGAAGCGGTCGCCAAGAGCATCATCGGCGATTAA